The genomic interval TTTACCGGTTTCCACAGTTATTATTGTTTATCTGTTTTTAATCCCACGAATGTCTGTACAGCACGTAATCACGTATACCTTTCTGCAGCATTCTCGTTGAACATCGAGTTTCATTTtacgatataaataaatatagaagcatagatatatatataggtatatcatatATACAAGCTGCAGGACGCAGGGAGAATAAATGTGTTTGATGTCATGATGTCGAGGCATGTAGACAAGCATCCTATTGCAGTTTCGAATTACTCTTATTTTTGCCCATCTATTTTCCCTATCGGTAAGGTAATATACAATTATATGCTTATACACGTAAATGGTGACCTAATATATTTCATCTAGGTATATTCCTTTTATCGTAGATTGTTTGTCttcattttaataattaaataaaaaggcCTTTGTATGTTTAAACTGCAGCATGCTAATATACTTTAACACGTCAGATCGTAATAATCCACACTCACCACAAGTAATCAGTGTTGTAACAATATTCGTTTACCAACATTATATATACCctcaatattttatattcgatATAATTGACGTTTATAGTATATGTTTGTACTTATAATAGAActctattattttattctactcTTCCGAATCGCGCGCTGAATATGAACTAATTAACTATATCGGGACTATAATGgtacatttttcttcgttaattatcattaaaataaatacgttGTTCTTAACGTAACCAAAGCAATGACGGCGTACGTATAATAGCTGAGATTTTCGAGTCAACTGAACCAGTTTAAAATTTATTGTACAGCCAACATTGACCGTTCGCATCCAATGACATTCCATAAGTCTGGAACACGATCCTACGCTCTCGCATTGTTTCTGGAACGAATCGTCGTGCAGTCCGAccaaattttaataaaattctctCAGGTTATAACGACGCTTGGTCCGGCCAAGCCGCAAAGGACGGGCACCTCGGCTCATACATCCTCAGCGGAGGCTTCCGAGGTCCGAGAAGTGGTTGAGATTCAGGAAGCTGAAATCGAGCAAGAGATGAAGGCTCTGCTGTCACCGCCAAGTCCTAGCAAACTCCAAACAACGGCGGGAACACCTCCGCATCGATTATGTCTTGAAACGAGCTTCACATCTCTTCAAAGTCCAACTGAATTGCCTCAAGGCGCAGCCCGCGAGCCCAGCGTTGACTCCAGGGGTCTAAGATGGGAATACGTCAGTCTGGCTAGTGAGCTCCTCAAAACCCCGAGGCCAAACGACAGCAAATTGTAAGAACCGGAAGTGTGATTTTTTCCGGAAATCTTGAACCGAGCGTCACGACCTACTATCATACCTACAACTAAACATATCCTCTGTTCAAAATGTTCTTTCGCCACGcatgatacatatatacgtatataccaatAATAtgattgtacatatattccaCATTGCCATGCACGCGGGCCATAATGTAAGCTTGAATTTATACCGTACATGAGCAAATTTCACTCATGACTTCCGCTGGACAGCATATGCAGTTGTTAGCAAACGAAGAATTGAACGAGATTTTGTAGCAACCTTCTATAAAATTTActtgacaaatttttatacTGATCAGATTCTTCTGTATTTTTAGACCCTGCCAGGTATTAGGGGGGTGGGAGAGTCTGTCTGCAGCATTGGCACCCCTAGCTACCCCAGAAACTTTATCCGAAGCATCGAGTGATCCTCCGTCTCCGGTTCCTCCGGCTAGACCAATGAGGCGGACGCCAAAGATACCGGGAAACTTATCGACGGCGGCAGACGACCTCAAGAATAATCTCCACTTTGCTATGCTTTCCGCGAAGAATTACTTTCTCAAAGAGGAATCAAACAGCAGTCACAGCAGTGGGAACAGCGAAGCGAGCTACGAAAGCGCTAGAAGTCTTGACGTTGGACTTCCACCCCCGGTCCCGAGAAGAAGAGATTCGGTCATTGTCAGAAGGTGATCGCTTGACTTTACTTTTGCAAATGGTAGAATATTACGAAAAGTCGAATGCACGACCTGATATTACACTGAGTAGAACAATTCCGATAGGAGTTACTATAAATCTATACTATCATGTATAATTGTGACCTTTGTGTGGAGCAGTGGTAAAAATAGAATCTCCGAGGAGGTCATATGTAATGCTTCGCAACGAATGCTGCACATGGCATTACCGTTGagaaatattcattcatttgtaaAAGTCAATATTCCGAGATTTTGTTCAACGATTGAATGAACACGAATACAATAAACCATACCTGATCCTCTACTTTTATATGTTGATAGAGAGCATAGGGTTTGCACGGCAGCCTGTTGTAGAGAcgatatttctgaaaattcatcgtcacCATCCTTAAGACTGTCTCACATGTCGCACCCGGTCCGAGACGACTTCACCAAGGATGAACACGACACGAACGGCTCAAGTCTAGATTTCTACGAAGCTCAGGTATGAGCTAATTCTGTTGAAACTTCTCACGATGATTGGAAccatattttcaataaaatttaaagCGAATAAAAACAAGCTCGTTCGTTGTTGGttgtaaaatgaataatattacaGGATTCATTGGGTCAACGGGAAAGCAGCAACGAAGTATTCCTGAGCGTCCGTAGTTCTCCCGAGTGCAAGGGTCTCATGATGCCAGCGATCGACCTGGGGGTCGAATGGAAACGGAAATTTGATCCTCCCGGACCCGGCGGAGACGCCTCTCTGCCCCTTCTGCATGGACTATCGCCAACGCCTACCCACGCACAGCATAATTCGCCTTTCTTCAacgcgaaacgaaagaaatacgTCTATCCGATCACGATGGTCGGCCGAGGTGAAAGTAGTGTATAGTGTATCACTTATCAAACATGGGACCACCGATTTAGTCAGGGCGTATAAAGGACAAGGAATCgacaaacaataataatattaataaaaatatgaagatGACTacaattcaataaataaaaaagtactaacaataaaaatgagaCCTAGTGATATAAAACACGAAGTTACAACACCGTATTGATATTGATAGAGTGTCAAAATGCATAGTGTAAATTCATAAGACGAGAACTcattaaacattttttaagaacaattgaatttgctgCGTGTGAGGAATGTTATCaattcagaataaaaaaaatctcgaagaaattattaataaactgAAAGCACAATGGAAGAGCATTTATGAATTTCGTGTAGTATTTCAGGCCTCCACTGTAAGCTAGTTTCGATATTGCGATAGGATATATGGGATTGATTGTTTATTTGATATTATCGATTCGTATTGCAAGTTTCATCATTCTTATGACTGTGTAGGAGTGTAGAAAAGTACAACAAAATTTAATCTTCTGTAgttttcgatcgaaatatgtagagaaaaagagtcagaagcgaataaattaaaaacattTGGCGAGTTTTTTCGGAAACtgatgtaaatgtatttaattGAAACAACTGCACGAATGATTGTATGGTGATTTACAACATAattgaagtaaaaatgaatatatgatAACATCTAATTGATTATCATCAtgatatttgaaaacaaaattcaactcCACTGTACTTatgtaaagagaaaaacaaagtaaATACCTATATTATCATAGTTGCCaatctatattatacatataatatattaaactcaaaataagtaaaaaataaaaagataagttattacaactgaaaaaattagtttatctagataaatagaaaatgcTGTAACATGTTGATATAAACATTGAGAGAAGAATTtctattaaataaataattgaacaactGACATAAATGCAATTAAAGACAGGGCAAAATCATTAAATCTGTTAACTGAACAATGTAGACATTATAACAGTATTCTTTTCAAATCAAGAAGCCCATTGTGGGAGTATTGTTGCGAGATAATGAACATCTCGAGTGTGCTTTCGAGAATTTCGAGACGAACAGAGACGATTTAACAACGCTGCTAAAACGGCTGGCATAAGAACTGAAAATCTAACCTCAAATCAATAACAGTTTCGCAGACGCTGGCCTTAAAATTACAGTATAAATTCTGTGTCCATGTAAAATTTCGATAATAACAAGTCGATTTCACATTTTAGTTCACGTTTCACTTTAATCTGATTTGTGCTAACTAAAAACGAATTGCACCCTGTAGTTCAAACGCGCGTTTATGGAAACATTATAAATCTGACAGCTTTGCTTTCCCTCACAGGTTTATAACAATTCGGTTTTTCAAAGAATGGACTGGCTGTTGCGCAATCTTTGTGACATGATCACTGATCAGTGATTATGATGCATCAGAATGCAGTGTTTTACTCTGTTCACACTGATCCTCATTTGGACAGTGAACAAATTACAATGTGAGTAAATGATATCTTATTAATTTTCTGAtgtttttcaatgtttttagAACCACAATTCGAGGTCACCTTGATTCAtcctataatattatacaataatattcaaaatatcaattaaaacTTTGTACGAATTGAAACTATGCCCTAGtttacataaaattaaaatttagtTTATCAACTGTAGTTTTGTTCTTGCAAGTAATTACGCTGGACTAGTATGAGTAACACAAGACCAATGCTGAACTATTGACACCAAGTATATGACATAGTAATAGAGattagaataattattaacaTTACTCTTACACCTTTTATTATCataagttattatttttccttttttctgtaTGTAATATTTGTAGTGAATATGGTTTAAATCAGTTTAGGTTTTATCTTTGTTCATGTGGCTATAATGAGTACAGTCTAATTATCATCATATAGCATTCTTACTATATGGCTGCATACATTACAGGTTCAGATCGTGTGAACAATTCCACCGGCCACCTAGCCAAATTGATTGTCACACCCAAGCCAGCAGAAGGTGTAGGAATCAAGCCAGTTGTTTTAGGAAAAGAAGCAGAACCATTGAATTTGACTTGCCAAATTGTTTACCAAAAAACAGAACGGAATGATATCCCATTATCACGTGAAGTAACTCTGCCTGTTTATGTCGTTGATTGGAAAGTTTTGCATCCAAATGATAATCGGTAGGTCGaatgttttttgcttttgaatttaaaattgatcaaaaatgGTTTTTGATGTAAAAACGTCGGAAATTATTGACAAATTAATTTTGACAGTACTTTCCAAATATTCAGCAAAGACTTACTATTTAATTTAAAGATTAGTTATCAATGGAAACCCAGTCTACACTGGAAGTAGGATCGAACGTGGCCAGCATGAAAATAGTGCTTGGCTCTGGTTTGAACGACTTGCCGAAACGGATGCGGGTGACTACAGCTGTCTAGCTATCTCACTAAATGCAAGTAGACAACGCAGCGTGTCAACAGATATTCATTTGACTGTTAAAAATAGTGAGTATATCTTTGCATGACTGAATTCTCTTTCATGCATTGGGACATTTACATGCTGTATTGAATTTTGATATCGATTAATGATTAGTGTTTGTTTGTTAACAGAAGTTGGAACATGTGGGCCAAACTGGTTCAGATGTCCTTCGACCCGCTGTATCAGGCTTCGTTACTTATGCGATGGCATGGCGGATTGTGAGCATGGAGAGGATGAAAGTTCTATTGCTGGATGTGGCCCAGATCCAtgttttggaaaaatatactGTGGTGAACGATGCATGCCCCGTTCATTGTGCTGTGATCTCGGAAACTGCAACACAAGTTTACCAGTTGTTCGACTTGAGCCACCTGGAAGTATTTCTACGGAACAGCAACGTCTTAATGATATGGGTTTTCTCCAGACTACTATTTATACAGTTATAGGTCAGAGTGATGCTTGATCAAAATTTCTGCAAAtcgcaaataaaaattaggcAACTTCGTGACTTGATGCACATCTATTTTGCAGGCTGTGCTATGGCATTCATGTTCATTGTGACCATTTTGGTGATAATGATATGTAGGGTCCACATGAAACGGGCTATGAATTCAAGGTGCTCACAGCAAGTGAGGAATCCGGGCCCACGGCCACGACACAGCGTTCCACTTTATGATCTTGATTTGTACTTAAATAGAGCTGCAGATATCAACAGTCAAAGGGGTGAATTATTAACTCTATCATATAAAGCATAGCATGGTTGATATGATTACTTTTTTCACGAACCAGAACGTTATAAGAAGGAAAATTTTGCAGGGGTAACGGTGACGTACAACATTAATAATGGAGTTCAATTTGTTGGGCGGCCTGTGGAACCTCCACCATATTCAGAAATTGCTCCGCTACCTCCGAGGGAAGGACCACCGCCTCCCTATGTCtcacgtgaaaatttattagatTCCGCGGCCACATCAAATTCGAATCAAGACACAGCATTACCTCGGACCAATCTCAATTTAACTTCGCCGTGCGTCAATACTGCAAGTATGGTAACTAGAATTATACCCAGTTGCCAAAATAACTCGAACTCGGCTAGAGTTCAGTGTTTTTCGAGCGGTCAAATTCCGACATACGAAGCCACGCCAGGTTTTAACCACTTTGTGATGAGTCGTAACTGCGATGATGCCTCAAACACGACATTAAATACTTCCGATAGTACGGTTCTCAATACCAGCAGCAATTCAGACTCAAGTAGTAATAACTCTGTCAGCAATTTTGTGATATGTAGGAATATAACGTCGCACTCCCAAAACTTTGAACCAGAGTATTCAGAGACAGATTCACTTTTGATCGAAAATCAACTAGAAGCTCAAGCTCATAGCGAGGATCGTGTTGCAAGAATTCCTGAAAATCCTAGCTCTCTGATTCATAGTCTGAAAAGGATCGAGGTTCCAGATACGGttgaagttttgaaaaattccagtAGCATTGATATTTCTCTACCAAAATCCGAACGACTAGATCGTCCAAATATTGCTGAGATGGCGCTTAATCCTGTAGCTAATTTTGACCTAGAAATGAGCAAATGTTTCCTCATGCATCAAACTCCCCACGACACCAAAAATCTAATGACCTCGGAAACAGAACCCTCTTTACTGGACGTAGATTATCAAATTGGGATGTCACCTGAATCGAAGTGTTctcgaaatataaaaaaaaataagaatggcGATTCTATCAATTTCATAGGCAATCGAAACATTGAATCTACCTTACAAAGACTCAGTTGTAAGACGGTTTTGGACTTGAGTGCGATGGGTGAATCTTCAAAAAGCAGCTTGTCTATTGGCAACTATTCTGCAGCTACCGGATCTTTGCCTCTTCATTTGAATGGTAACCCATCAGACAGTTTCACAAGATCTGATGCTCATTTAGATGAGCAAAGTTCTAGTCTGATAACAATTAACCCAGATTCAGTTGAATCCGAGTTACTACGTGATTGCGTGCAAACTAACGATCCAGTTACAACGATTGTTGATGCTACTTTGTACGCAAAAACATCCTCTGGTAAAAAAAACCCGATTGATAATTCGAGAAAAGCTTCATCAAGTTCTGAAAATCTCACTAAAGATTTGAAGAGTTTTAATGATCAAAATCCGGAACGTTTTCCTGCTTATgtaaatgtgaaaaatgaacaaatggtGAGGGTGCCTTCGGTAAGTGATGAACATAATTCGGTAGGTTACAATGAGTTATCACAGGCCACTGTGACCGGTAATAATGCTTCAGGAAACAGCACAAAGACTATTGATTCTGATAATATGCCAGTGAGAGAAGCACAACCGCTGGTTATGCCTTTGCGAGAGTCTTTTATTGGTGTacgaagaagagaatgaaatattttaatattattatatacgagcAGGTGACTTTAAAAAAGTTACTTGAAGGTGCAAATCTTCAGTGCATAGCACGTTTGAATTTAAGAAAGTGTTCTTATCGACAATGCCTCATATCTTCCTCTTCCGCGGAACCATTACTTCTTTCATTGTTATTGTCTCgttcaaacgaaaaatataaaatccaTAGCCAATTTGCACTTTAGGTCGCATTTCCATGTTCAGAAATCTAATTCTCTTCGAGAATATGAAGTTAGCTAAATTATGCCTAACGTACAgctcaaaaaatcgaaagtagaaatgaaaaattcaaagctaGTCTTCCTAGTTggaatttacaaattttcattttaatcctTATGGTATTCCGTTTTTGTATTATTCTCACTCTTTTAATTCTACTACATTAACTTACAGTTATGATATGCTGTAAAGCAGTTGCGGAAATTCTAATGttataattttcgatttctGCTACCGATGAAACGGGCTGAAACTATCTTGGTTTTAGGGTAATTTCATCGAACTACGCGAAAGtgggtaattttcattttattctgttGTAATTAGAGGGAATAGACTTTTGATAAACCATTGGTGAATAGCAGTGCATAAATCAATTTACCTAATCTCTAATCATATGGTAGACAATAAAAGTTAAAtatctataatatatatagtataatgAATAGTtgaatgtaaatatttttcgcatcgTATTAAGAAGCAAACTAGAccatattttttaattgcgCTGGAGTTTTTTGTTCGTAATATCATAGATTTATATCAAAAGAAGGAACCGAAAAAACTTGAACAGAGCGTCCAGCATGATATTATCGGTAACATATCGAATCTACTATTATAAAAACGACATCGGTCTTACTTTCACTTtatggggtgaaattttccttCTACCTATTGAACAAATAAGTTCAGCATAATTATTTGccttttatgtatatttatgtacatagatcaggatgtcatttttttacaattagaatatttttataagaTCGTTACTGCGCTGCATTTTATTCGCGCACAAACTTTCAGAGGCTCAATTGGAATACTACTCGGAGTGAACACATGAATACATACTGAATTATGTACAGATTGTCTATTCGAGTTGATCAAATTCCTCTTTCGATagcgaaatgaattttcgtcaacggtcttacttcttttttttttagcatacatatatggtataaaattgttgaatgaattattctcatatgatatacctatactttccGCCTTCCCTATACAATACGTCCCCCCTCATAATATTGTTTCAATTACCacaatattattgaaaatatattatcatttGCAATCACTGTTACATTCTGTCTTATttaatttctcgattttcgaaCTTGATTCCTATGCatctgaaataaataatccgaATTGTCGGAAGTATACTAACTTTACTTATAGCATACTTATGTCATATGTGGAAAGATTACGatcaaaaatatcaataattgCAATCAATGTGTAATGATGCTTAGCAAGTAAATGAAATATCAGGTACTTTAATTTAGTTAGAAACCGCATCCAAAATATTTGAGAACAGCtaaaagaaatggaagacaAAACAGTTGATTGAAACTTCTGAATCCTGATGAAACGGTAAAGTCGTTCGCATAGTTTCGTCCCCAAACACCAAAGGTAATCAAGTTTTGTTTGGGTGCTGTTAGAGTCATAACTACGCGAATTTCCCCGTTCTCTATCTGTTGATCGAAAGTCCAATTCTTGAACGTTAATAGATCAGTTGCTAAGGTACTTGGCATGAGTAACGTTCGTCCGTTGTCATCGCAAGTGGTTGTGATTTCGATGGTGCTGAAAATTGTCGGTGATTCTTCGAAGTGCCCACAAGACTCGAGGGTGTCATTGGCGCATTGAATAATCGCACAAGCTCGGATACCAACTGCATGGACATTGCCCATGATGCGGATACCGTCGTGAGCAACGAAACGGTATGTTATCGGTGGTCTTGGATCAGTAAAGTTTACGGTGAATTTACATTTGACTTGTCCAGAAGTCAAACTATCTTCCGTGTAGCCATCTTTTGGTATCACCTTTGTCACGTAATCGTGCAAACTTTCCGGCACCAGTCGGAAGCCTTCCGGATCACGTTTCTGACGACGTTGATACGTGGAAtattcattttgaaatttgaagttgTCACCGCTATTCCAATTCGAGATCCGGGCCGGCGCAAATTGGTGGGCGGTATTTGACTTGACC from Athalia rosae chromosome 1, iyAthRosa1.1, whole genome shotgun sequence carries:
- the LOC105691378 gene encoding uncharacterized protein LOC105691378 isoform X2, which encodes MSLIGKFCIQMIIVINGNPVYTGSRIERGQHENSAWLWFERLAETDAGDYSCLAISLNASRQRSVSTDIHLTVKNKVGTCGPNWFRCPSTRCIRLRYLCDGMADCEHGEDESSIAGCGPDPCFGKIYCGERCMPRSLCCDLGNCNTSLPVVRLEPPGSISTEQQRLNDMGFLQTTIYTVIGCAMAFMFIVTILVIMICRVHMKRAMNSRCSQQVRNPGPRPRHSVPLYDLDLYLNRAADINSQRGVTVTYNINNGVQFVGRPVEPPPYSEIAPLPPREGPPPPYVSRENLLDSAATSNSNQDTALPRTNLNLTSPCVNTASMVTRIIPSCQNNSNSARVQCFSSGQIPTYEATPGFNHFVMSRNCDDASNTTLNTSDSTVLNTSSNSDSSSNNSVSNFVICRNITSHSQNFEPEYSETDSLLIENQLEAQAHSEDRVARIPENPSSLIHSLKRIEVPDTVEVLKNSSSIDISLPKSERLDRPNIAEMALNPVANFDLEMSKCFLMHQTPHDTKNLMTSETEPSLLDVDYQIGMSPESKCSRNIKKNKNGDSINFIGNRNIESTLQRLSCKTVLDLSAMGESSKSSLSIGNYSAATGSLPLHLNGNPSDSFTRSDAHLDEQSSSLITINPDSVESELLRDCVQTNDPVTTIVDATLYAKTSSGKKNPIDNSRKASSSSENLTKDLKSFNDQNPERFPAYVNVKNEQMVRVPSVSDEHNSVGYNELSQATVTGNNASGNSTKTIDSDNMPVREAQPLVMPLRESFIGVRRRE
- the LOC105691378 gene encoding uncharacterized protein LOC105691378 isoform X1; translation: MQCFTLFTLILIWTVNKLQCSDRVNNSTGHLAKLIVTPKPAEGVGIKPVVLGKEAEPLNLTCQIVYQKTERNDIPLSREVTLPVYVVDWKVLHPNDNRLVINGNPVYTGSRIERGQHENSAWLWFERLAETDAGDYSCLAISLNASRQRSVSTDIHLTVKNKVGTCGPNWFRCPSTRCIRLRYLCDGMADCEHGEDESSIAGCGPDPCFGKIYCGERCMPRSLCCDLGNCNTSLPVVRLEPPGSISTEQQRLNDMGFLQTTIYTVIGCAMAFMFIVTILVIMICRVHMKRAMNSRCSQQVRNPGPRPRHSVPLYDLDLYLNRAADINSQRGVTVTYNINNGVQFVGRPVEPPPYSEIAPLPPREGPPPPYVSRENLLDSAATSNSNQDTALPRTNLNLTSPCVNTASMVTRIIPSCQNNSNSARVQCFSSGQIPTYEATPGFNHFVMSRNCDDASNTTLNTSDSTVLNTSSNSDSSSNNSVSNFVICRNITSHSQNFEPEYSETDSLLIENQLEAQAHSEDRVARIPENPSSLIHSLKRIEVPDTVEVLKNSSSIDISLPKSERLDRPNIAEMALNPVANFDLEMSKCFLMHQTPHDTKNLMTSETEPSLLDVDYQIGMSPESKCSRNIKKNKNGDSINFIGNRNIESTLQRLSCKTVLDLSAMGESSKSSLSIGNYSAATGSLPLHLNGNPSDSFTRSDAHLDEQSSSLITINPDSVESELLRDCVQTNDPVTTIVDATLYAKTSSGKKNPIDNSRKASSSSENLTKDLKSFNDQNPERFPAYVNVKNEQMVRVPSVSDEHNSVGYNELSQATVTGNNASGNSTKTIDSDNMPVREAQPLVMPLRESFIGVRRRE